Proteins encoded by one window of Xiphias gladius isolate SHS-SW01 ecotype Sanya breed wild chromosome 15, ASM1685928v1, whole genome shotgun sequence:
- the pgam1b gene encoding phosphoglycerate mutase 1b, with amino-acid sequence MAAYKLVLIRHGESCWNQENRFCGWFDADLSETGEQEAKRGGQALKDAGYEFDICYTSVLKRAIRTLWFVLDSIDQMWLPVHRTWRLNERHYGGLTGLNKAETAAKHGEAQVKIWRRSFDIPPPPMDEGHDYYQTISKDRRYADLTEDQLPSCESLKDTIARALPFWNEEIVPQIKEGKRVLIAAHGNSLRGIVKHLEGMSEEAIMELNLPTGIPIVYELDKNLKPIGPMQFLGDEETVKKAMEAVAAQGKAKK; translated from the exons ATGGCTGCGTACAAGCTGGTCCTGATCCGCCACGGGGAGAGCTGCTGGAACCAGGAGAACCGCTTCTGCGGCTGGTTCGACGCGGACCTGAGTGAGACCGGGGAGCAGGAGGCAAAGAGAGGAGGACAGGCCCTGAAAG ATGCTGGCTATGAATTTGATATTTGCTACACCTCTGTCCTGAAGAGGGCCATCCGCACCCTGTGGTTTGTTCTGGACAGCATTGACCAGATGTGGCTCCCCGTCCACCGGACCTGGCGCCTCAACGAGCGCCACTACGGTGGCCTGACGGGGCTGAACAAGGCTGAAACGGCAGCCAAACATGGAGAAGCCCAGGTCAAGATCTGGAGGCGCTCTTTTGACATTCCTCCCCCACCCATGGATGAGGGGCACGACTACTATCAGACCATAAGCAAG GACCGGCGATATGCTGACCTGACGGAGGACCAGCTTCCCTCCTGTGAGAGTCTCAAGGACACCATCGCCAGGGCACTGCCCTTCTGGAACGAAGAAATCGTTCCCCAGAtcaaagagggaaagagggtgCTGATTGCCGCTCATGGCAACAGTCTCCGGGGCATCGTGAAGCATCTTGAGG GGATGTCAGAGGAGGCCATCATGGAGCTGAACCTGCCCACAGGCATCCCCATTGTCTATGAGCTGGACAAGAACCTGAAGCCTATAGGACCCATGCAGTTCCTGGGAGACGAGGAGACGGTCAAGAAGGCCATGGAAGCTGTGGCTGCTCAGGGCAAAGCCAAGAAATAG